In one Candidatus Nitronereus thalassa genomic region, the following are encoded:
- a CDS encoding methyltransferase family protein, with protein sequence MQLIQKAKLMTSSISPSPKLFFDTAFSIQRTAAIKAAIDLEIFTALKEGYHTPSRLTSRCQASERGMRMLAEYLVMLGFLTKFGDSYQLTQDSELFLVKTSPTYVGGTLEFILSPPLFEGFRNLTDAIRKGGTTLDDKGTTAEEHPEWVTFARAMVPMMIGPAHWIADHLQASSGTIKKVLDIAAGHGVFGVEIAK encoded by the coding sequence ATGCAACTTATTCAAAAGGCAAAGCTCATGACATCATCGATTTCTCCTTCCCCGAAATTATTTTTTGATACCGCCTTCTCCATTCAGCGAACAGCCGCCATCAAAGCAGCCATAGATTTGGAGATCTTTACGGCTCTTAAAGAAGGCTATCACACGCCATCGCGCCTCACCTCACGATGTCAGGCCTCAGAACGCGGGATGCGAATGTTGGCAGAATATTTGGTGATGCTGGGATTTCTTACGAAATTCGGCGACTCCTATCAGTTGACTCAAGACTCCGAGCTCTTTTTGGTGAAAACATCCCCAACTTATGTGGGCGGCACACTAGAGTTTATTCTCTCTCCTCCGCTGTTTGAGGGTTTCCGGAACCTGACCGACGCCATCCGTAAAGGCGGCACGACCTTAGATGACAAAGGCACCACCGCGGAAGAGCATCCTGAATGGGTCACCTTCGCGCGAGCCATGGTACCAATGATGATAGGGCCGGCTCATTGGATTGCGGATCACCTTCAAGCGTCAAGTGGGACGATTAAAAAGGTCTTGGATATTGCCGCGGGACATGGCGTGTTCGGTGTGGAAATCGCAAAATGA
- a CDS encoding efflux RND transporter permease subunit codes for MESRLLRVYKSVVIDRPIISIGILFLLVGFFAVQGQNLKLDASAESIVLENDQDLKYYRASREVYGSDDFLIITYTPPGDLFSPESLAGLKALRDDLAKLDKVKTVLSILDVPLVNSPKVTIAELTDEGGVRTLESPGVDVALARKEFLESPIYQNNLVSLDGKTTAIQVIFKEDLKYSSLLKRRNQLREQAAAGELSAEESGALESAIQEFNAYHAHFVEAGREDIRIIRGILEKHRQSAALFLGGVRMITSDMISFIQNDIAVFGVGVIAFLIAALTYFFRKVRWVLLPLSCCLLSVSVMVGFLGFMDWRVTVISSNFISLLLIITMSLTIHLIVRYRIIDEEHPSSDQKVLVFETMRDMFKPCFYTAITTIVAFCSLIVSGIRPVIDFGWMMTIGITFAFILNFIYVPAVMVLLRPEKSIVRPDATRSFTMSVANFTLRNTTAISLVSVIVAIIGGIGITMLKVENRFIDHFKSTTEIYQGMELIDTKLGGTIPLEFILDADKEFLFSEEIPADQADPFEDPFGDEGSTEEVTYWFNGDRLNLIEKIHDYLDSLPEVGKVLSIATGMKVFKQLNDGRMPEDYELALLRKYVPEKVKEALIDPYLREDGNQVRITMRLIESTPELKRKELIDGIRAYLVNDVKLEAQAVHSTGMAVLYNNLLQSLFKSQILTLGVVFVSILLMFVVLFRSVALSILAILPNMLAACSVLGLMGWVGIPLDIMTITIAAITVGIAVDHAIHYIHRFQVEFGKHGNYRETILACHGSIGRAIYYTALTITVGFSILAFSSFIPTIYFGLLTGFAMMIALLSNLTLLAALLMVFKPLGAEVSPEMVRT; via the coding sequence ATGGAGTCACGGCTTCTCCGGGTCTACAAAAGTGTCGTCATTGATAGGCCTATCATTTCCATAGGCATTCTTTTCCTCCTCGTCGGGTTTTTTGCCGTGCAAGGCCAAAACCTCAAACTTGATGCGTCAGCGGAGTCGATTGTCCTGGAAAACGATCAGGATTTGAAATATTACCGTGCCAGTCGTGAAGTCTATGGGTCTGATGACTTTTTGATTATTACCTACACACCGCCTGGTGACCTGTTTTCGCCGGAATCTCTGGCAGGCTTGAAGGCATTGCGAGATGATCTTGCCAAATTGGACAAGGTGAAAACGGTTCTCTCAATTTTAGACGTGCCCTTGGTGAACAGTCCAAAAGTGACCATCGCTGAATTGACGGATGAGGGGGGCGTAAGAACGTTAGAATCGCCAGGAGTGGATGTTGCCCTTGCCCGTAAAGAATTTTTAGAGAGTCCCATTTACCAGAATAATCTCGTGAGCCTCGATGGAAAGACCACGGCGATTCAGGTCATTTTTAAAGAAGATCTGAAATATTCCTCCTTACTCAAGCGACGAAATCAGTTGCGTGAACAAGCTGCGGCAGGCGAGCTCTCAGCGGAAGAATCAGGTGCGCTTGAGTCGGCGATTCAAGAGTTTAATGCCTACCATGCGCACTTTGTGGAGGCGGGGAGGGAGGATATCCGGATCATTAGAGGGATTTTGGAAAAGCACCGACAGAGCGCCGCCCTCTTTCTGGGTGGCGTGCGGATGATTACTTCCGACATGATCAGTTTTATTCAGAACGATATTGCCGTATTCGGCGTGGGAGTGATTGCCTTTCTGATAGCGGCTTTAACATATTTTTTTCGAAAGGTGCGCTGGGTATTGTTGCCGCTGTCGTGTTGTTTGTTGTCCGTAAGTGTAATGGTCGGATTCCTGGGTTTCATGGATTGGCGTGTAACCGTGATTTCGTCAAATTTTATTTCACTCCTCCTGATCATCACCATGTCTCTAACCATTCATCTGATTGTGCGGTACCGCATTATCGATGAAGAACACCCGTCCAGTGATCAGAAGGTGTTGGTGTTCGAGACGATGAGAGATATGTTCAAACCCTGTTTTTATACGGCCATTACCACGATCGTGGCCTTTTGCTCCCTGATCGTCAGCGGTATCCGGCCGGTAATAGATTTTGGGTGGATGATGACCATTGGGATTACCTTCGCTTTCATTCTGAACTTTATCTATGTCCCTGCGGTCATGGTATTGCTTCGTCCGGAAAAGAGCATCGTACGTCCCGATGCCACGCGGTCTTTTACGATGTCAGTGGCAAATTTCACATTGCGCAATACCACTGCGATCTCCCTGGTGTCGGTAATTGTGGCCATCATCGGAGGGATTGGGATCACGATGCTCAAGGTAGAAAACCGGTTTATCGATCATTTCAAAAGTACCACAGAAATTTATCAGGGCATGGAATTGATTGATACTAAATTAGGGGGAACCATTCCACTCGAATTTATTCTCGATGCCGATAAGGAGTTCCTGTTCTCTGAGGAAATACCCGCGGACCAGGCCGATCCATTTGAGGATCCCTTTGGCGATGAGGGATCAACGGAAGAAGTGACCTATTGGTTTAACGGAGATAGGCTTAACCTGATCGAGAAAATCCATGATTATTTGGATAGCCTTCCTGAGGTGGGAAAAGTCTTGTCCATCGCTACAGGTATGAAAGTGTTTAAGCAACTCAATGACGGCCGAATGCCGGAAGATTATGAGTTGGCCCTTTTGCGGAAATATGTTCCGGAAAAAGTCAAGGAAGCGTTGATTGATCCATATCTTCGGGAAGATGGGAATCAGGTTCGGATTACGATGAGGCTTATCGAATCGACTCCTGAACTTAAGCGAAAGGAATTAATCGACGGCATTCGCGCCTACTTGGTAAATGATGTGAAGCTTGAGGCGCAAGCGGTGCATTCTACAGGGATGGCGGTGCTCTACAACAACTTGCTTCAAAGTTTATTTAAATCTCAGATTCTTACCCTGGGTGTGGTGTTTGTCAGTATTCTCTTGATGTTTGTGGTTCTTTTTCGTAGCGTGGCCCTTTCAATTTTGGCGATATTACCGAACATGTTGGCTGCCTGTTCTGTCCTGGGTTTGATGGGATGGGTGGGCATTCCCCTTGATATCATGACCATTACGATTGCCGCGATAACCGTCGGTATCGCCGTCGATCATGCCATCCATTACATTCATCGATTCCAAGTGGAATTCGGAAAACATGGAAATTATCGAGAAACGATACTGGCCTGTCATGGGAGTATCGGTCGAGCCATTTACTATACTGCGCTTACCATCACCGTTGGATTTAGTATTCTGGCGTTTTCCAGTTTTATTCCCACCATCTACTTTGGTTTGCTGACCGGCTTTGCCATGATGATTGCCCTTCTGAGCAACCTTACCCTTCTTGCGGCCCTGCTCATGGTCTTTAAACCCTTGGGCGCAGAAGTTTCACCGGAAATGGTTCGGACCTAA
- a CDS encoding YceI family protein, translated as MKRFNLFTPFVIAMALLFVAPATQALAEMAKWNLDKDHTTIGFWVKHMVVSKTKGKFLDYSGVVEMDAEAQQFKTIQATIQTNSVFTDHEKRDGHLKSPDFFDTNTFPTMTYTLKSYKKTGDTYTALGDLTIRGITKEITLVGTFNGVAKDPWGNTRAGFSGEGTINRQDFGMKFSKLLDNGGLMVGDEVHITLEVEVIKQKGE; from the coding sequence ATGAAACGCTTCAATCTTTTTACGCCATTCGTCATTGCGATGGCTTTACTCTTTGTCGCCCCGGCGACACAAGCACTTGCTGAAATGGCCAAATGGAATCTGGACAAAGACCATACGACCATTGGCTTTTGGGTAAAGCATATGGTGGTTTCCAAAACCAAGGGGAAGTTTTTGGACTATTCTGGCGTGGTGGAAATGGATGCGGAGGCCCAACAATTTAAAACCATTCAAGCTACGATCCAAACAAATTCCGTGTTTACAGATCATGAGAAGCGCGATGGGCACTTGAAAAGCCCGGACTTTTTCGACACCAACACCTTCCCCACCATGACCTATACCCTGAAGAGCTATAAAAAAACCGGCGACACCTACACGGCGCTCGGGGATCTCACGATTCGTGGCATTACCAAGGAGATCACGCTGGTCGGAACATTCAATGGTGTGGCGAAAGATCCCTGGGGCAACACACGGGCAGGGTTTTCCGGTGAAGGAACGATCAATCGTCAGGATTTCGGGATGAAATTCAGCAAGCTGCTCGACAACGGCGGCCTTATGGTCGGCGATGAGGTGCACATTACGTTGGAAGTCGAGGTCATAAAGCAGAAGGGAGAATAA
- a CDS encoding pirin family protein → MQNTSRGIKNIITAHRQTEGGGFVVRRPLPSGELDQLDPFLLIDEMGPVTYAPGKAVGAPDHPHRGFETVTYLLQGEMEHKDSVGHQGVLKPGDVQWMTAGAGVIHSEMPSPAMLDQGGSMHGFQIWVNLPARLKMTSPRYQEVTQTNIPTAITPDGLAHVRIIAGRALGAEAIIDTHTSIVYHDWTIQPGGKASIEISSDHNVGVYVFSGKLLIGKDQQEVEDGQLAVLGTGTALHLTVDSQEPTAARCLVLGGIPHREPIARYGPFVMNTKEELQQAFSDYRSGQMGKIV, encoded by the coding sequence ATGCAAAATACATCACGAGGCATAAAAAACATCATTACGGCGCATCGCCAAACAGAAGGTGGTGGATTTGTCGTGCGGCGGCCACTGCCTTCGGGGGAACTTGACCAACTCGATCCGTTTCTCCTGATCGATGAAATGGGACCGGTCACTTATGCACCGGGAAAAGCCGTCGGCGCACCAGACCACCCGCACCGTGGTTTTGAAACGGTGACCTATCTTTTACAAGGCGAGATGGAACACAAAGATTCTGTGGGACATCAAGGCGTGTTGAAACCGGGAGATGTACAATGGATGACCGCGGGGGCCGGCGTCATTCATTCAGAAATGCCATCTCCAGCCATGCTCGACCAAGGCGGTTCCATGCACGGCTTTCAAATTTGGGTAAATCTGCCAGCACGATTAAAAATGACCTCACCCCGTTATCAAGAAGTCACACAGACCAACATACCCACTGCGATCACTCCCGATGGCCTGGCCCATGTCCGAATCATCGCTGGCCGAGCACTTGGTGCCGAAGCCATCATCGATACGCATACGTCCATTGTCTATCATGACTGGACCATCCAACCGGGCGGGAAAGCCTCCATCGAGATCAGCTCCGATCACAACGTCGGTGTCTATGTTTTTTCTGGGAAGCTGCTGATTGGAAAGGATCAACAAGAAGTAGAAGACGGCCAATTAGCGGTCTTAGGCACCGGGACGGCACTTCATCTCACCGTTGATTCACAAGAACCCACGGCGGCACGGTGTTTGGTGCTAGGGGGAATACCACACAGGGAACCCATCGCGCGATATGGACCGTTTGTTATGAACACCAAAGAAGAACTTCAGCAAGCGTTTTCTGACTATCGGAGCGGACAAATGGGAAAGATCGTCTAA
- a CDS encoding DsbA family protein, with protein MNTLHDATATKILLYIADPMCSWCWGFSSVMETVRQQYQDQMPIELLVGGLRPGNTERFDEHRRDYVLAHWRAVHQRTKQLFNFEFQMDPDFTYDTEPASRAVVVVRTLNPTKVFPYFRAIQHAFYVEKHDVTKEGVLKNLAETHGIAPSLFSESFHNSEMRRKVWQEFDRCRQLGISGFPSLLAMDEDTPTVLAHGYLPKEELIPNIDEWLKK; from the coding sequence TTGAACACCCTCCATGACGCCACCGCAACAAAAATCCTTCTCTATATCGCCGACCCCATGTGCTCCTGGTGTTGGGGATTTTCTTCGGTGATGGAAACCGTTCGACAGCAATACCAAGACCAGATGCCTATTGAATTGCTTGTTGGTGGCTTACGACCCGGTAATACAGAACGATTTGATGAACATCGGCGCGACTATGTTCTGGCCCACTGGCGGGCTGTCCACCAACGAACAAAACAGCTTTTTAATTTCGAGTTTCAGATGGACCCCGACTTTACTTACGATACCGAACCTGCCTCACGGGCCGTCGTCGTGGTACGGACCTTGAACCCCACAAAGGTCTTCCCATATTTCCGAGCCATTCAACACGCCTTTTATGTAGAGAAACATGATGTGACGAAAGAAGGCGTGCTCAAAAATTTAGCCGAGACTCATGGAATAGCACCTAGCCTCTTCAGTGAATCTTTTCATAATTCGGAAATGAGACGGAAGGTCTGGCAAGAGTTTGATAGATGCCGTCAACTCGGAATTAGCGGTTTTCCGTCGCTGTTGGCCATGGACGAAGACACCCCGACCGTCCTTGCTCATGGGTACCTCCCAAAGGAGGAACTCATTCCCAATATTGATGAATGGTTGAAAAAATGA
- a CDS encoding NAD(P)/FAD-dependent oxidoreductase: MSDRSSPSWYDVIVVGMGPAGASTAHELSQAGLSVLGLEKQTHPRYKVCGGALSARIDHILPPEFKDVVEESVHRLQFSYSPEESYFVESPEPFAFMVMRSRFDKWLMTRAQRSGTEVHEAEAVKTLQPLSDGVEVTTTKGRYLGRVVVGADGAMSVVAQQLFAGRGLRNIPALESEIFGVSEIREPLLSQNPGLKLAVISLNAAKKGYGWIFPKRDGLSIGVGEFVRGDSRPKRSFQQFSEEEPSLAGLTIPAPVGHPIPVYNRHPGVKGNKWNGGLVHDRAVLVGDAGHLVDPLLGEGILYAVRSGQLAGASIVKFLQGEQGTLEDYEHAILREFAEEFRIASKLNRVVYGLPRSWHRWLGRTFPVPYQQVLHRYCQLLQGRETYQTLWARAMHKINPFGRAAAEMEMP, translated from the coding sequence GTGAGTGACCGCTCCAGTCCATCCTGGTATGACGTCATTGTGGTAGGTATGGGGCCGGCTGGAGCCTCGACTGCCCATGAATTAAGCCAGGCTGGCCTGTCGGTGTTGGGCTTAGAGAAGCAAACCCATCCACGATATAAGGTCTGTGGTGGGGCATTGTCCGCTCGAATTGATCATATCTTGCCTCCCGAATTTAAAGACGTTGTTGAAGAGTCGGTGCATCGTTTGCAATTTAGCTATAGTCCCGAAGAGTCCTACTTTGTTGAATCGCCTGAACCATTTGCCTTTATGGTCATGCGGTCGCGATTTGATAAATGGCTGATGACTCGTGCGCAACGGAGTGGGACAGAGGTGCATGAGGCCGAAGCGGTCAAAACTTTGCAGCCACTTTCCGATGGTGTCGAGGTGACTACCACCAAAGGGCGTTATTTGGGGCGAGTGGTCGTGGGGGCGGATGGAGCCATGAGTGTGGTGGCTCAGCAATTATTTGCCGGTCGCGGCCTACGAAACATTCCGGCTTTAGAAAGCGAAATTTTTGGCGTGTCTGAAATCCGGGAGCCGTTGCTCTCCCAAAACCCAGGGTTGAAGTTAGCGGTGATCAGTCTCAATGCAGCCAAAAAGGGCTATGGATGGATATTTCCAAAACGCGATGGTCTTTCCATCGGTGTTGGAGAGTTCGTGAGAGGCGATAGTCGACCCAAACGGAGTTTTCAACAATTTTCTGAAGAGGAACCTTCACTTGCTGGGTTGACGATTCCTGCACCCGTAGGCCACCCGATCCCCGTGTATAATCGGCATCCTGGAGTGAAGGGGAATAAATGGAATGGGGGTCTAGTGCACGATCGAGCTGTCCTTGTAGGAGATGCTGGGCATTTGGTTGATCCCTTGTTAGGGGAGGGCATTTTGTATGCCGTGCGGTCCGGGCAATTGGCCGGTGCCAGCATCGTGAAATTTTTGCAAGGGGAGCAAGGTACGCTTGAAGATTACGAGCATGCCATTCTTCGGGAATTTGCAGAGGAGTTTCGTATTGCCTCGAAGTTGAATCGAGTGGTCTATGGACTGCCACGATCATGGCATCGATGGTTAGGGCGAACGTTTCCAGTTCCTTATCAACAAGTATTGCATCGGTATTGTCAATTACTTCAAGGACGTGAAACCTATCAAACGTTGTGGGCGCGTGCGATGCACAAGATTAATCCCTTTGGGCGAGCTGCCGCCGAAATGGAAATGCCCTAA